The window ATGATCGGCATTGCCATGACCAATGCCAGTCCGCTGGTAGCACCCACTTTTTCGGTAGAAAGACTGCTGGGCACCAATCCCATCTGTGTAGCCATACCAGCCGGGGAGGAGCCCGCTTTTGTGGCCGACCTGGCCACTACGACCGCTGCCAACGGCAAACTGGAAATATTGCAACGCAAGAGCAAGGAGACCCCCACCGGCTGGGTACAGGATAAGGAGGGCAACCCCTCCACCAATCCCCATGAGCTGAAATCAGGCGGGGCCTTACTGCCCCTTGGCGGCGACAGGGAGCATGGCAGCCATAAAGGCTATGCACTGGGCGCAGTGGTGGATATCTTCTCTGCAGTATTGAGCGGCGCCAATTACGGCCCCTGGGTGCCTCCTTTTCCTGCCTATGTACCCATGCCTACGGAGATGCCGGGCAAGGGGATAGGCCATTTCTTTGGGGCCATGCGGGTGGATGCCTTTCGTCCGGCGGCCGACTTTAAATTCCACATGGACAAGTGGATACGCCGCTTCCGCAGCGCTACGCCTGTAGCCGGAGAAGAGCAGGTACTGATTCCCGGCGATCCTGAACGGGAGATGGAAGCTAACCGCATGAAGGCAGGGATCCCGCTGTTGAACTCTGTGTCGGAAGACCTGGAGCTGCTGGGAGAGAAGTTTGGCATACAGTTATAGGTTCCGGGTGCCGGGTTCGGCGTTTCGGGTTGCTCCGCGACCTGGACAACCTGGTTAATGGTGGCACATTCTGGCTTTTACCTTTTAGTCCGTAGTAGCACAGAAAGAACCCGAAACTTAAAACCCGAGACCCGAAACGCTTCAAGCCTTATCTTTGCCTGCCAAAAAAATTATTTTCCAACCAAAACATTCCGCCAGTAGCGGAACAGGAGAGTAAATCATGAAAATTATGAAATTCGGCGGTACCTCAGTAGGTAAGCCGGAGCGTATGCATCAGGTGGCAGAGCTGATCACCAAAGATGCAGAACCTAAGATTGTAGTGTTGAGCGCCCTCAGTGGTACTACCAATGCACTGGTATCTATCGGTGAATCCATGGCTGGAGGAGACCGCGAAACTGCTAAGCAGCAAATTGAAAAGCTGGAAGCCCATTACCAGTCTTTCATCCGTGAACTGTTAAAGACCGATGCTACGCTGGAAAAGGCGAAGCGTATCGTAGCAGAACATTTCGAATTCCTGACCATCATACTCAAAATATCATTCAGCGAAGCACTGAGCAAGGATATCCTGGCGCAGGGTGAGCTGCTTTCTACCAAACTCTTCAGTGTTTATCTCGAAGAAAAAGGGATAGATCATGCACTGTTACCAGCCCTGGAGTTCATGAGCATTGACATTCATGATGAACCACAGGTGCCGGCCATCAAGGCGAAGCTCATGCCCATCCTGGAGCAACAAAAGAGTAAAAAACTGTTTATCACCCAGGGATACATCTGCCGCAATGTGCGTGGCGAGGTGGATAACCTGAAGCGTGGTGGCAGTGATTATACCGCTTCTCTCGTGGCTGCCGCAGTGAATGCTTCTGTATGTGAAATATGGACCGACATTGACGGCATGCACAATAATGATCCGCGCGTGGTGAAGAAGACCCTGCCGATAGAACAACTGAGCTTTGAAGAAGCAGCCGAGCTGGCTTACTTCGGCGCCAAGATCTTACACCCTACCTGTATATGGCCTGCGCAACAACAGAAGGTGCCGGTGAAGCTGCTCAATACCATGCAGCCGCAGGCAGCAGGCACGGTGATCACACAGGAAGCAGGTTCTGTAGGCGTAAAAGCTGTAGCTGCCAAAGATGGCATCATCGCCATCAACATCAAGAGCAGCCGTATGTTGCTGGCCTATGGTTTCCTGCGTAAGATATTCGAGGTGTTTGAAAAATACCGCACGCCTATTGATATGATCACCACTTCGGAAGTGGCGGTATCCGTAACGATTGACAGTGGTACACACCTCAAAGCGATTGTCAAGGAACTGGAACCATTTGGCACCATTGAAGTGGAAGCCGATCATACCATCATCTCTGTTGTAGGTAACGAAATTGCCCAAACGCAGAATGTGCTGAGCAAACTGTTTGAAGCGCTCACACCGGTGCCTGTGCGCATGGTAAGCTATGGTGGCAGCAAACACAATGTGTCTATCCTGCTTCCTTCTTCCTATAAAACACAAACCCTGCAATTGCTGAATAAAGGATTGTTTGGATTAGC of the Paraflavitalea devenefica genome contains:
- a CDS encoding Ldh family oxidoreductase, with protein sequence MSERIYPYQQLFKFTKAVFEQIGCSAADADIATKVLLSADLRGVDSHGVARLSGYVRLWEAKRANTNPHVHIIHETPSTAVVDGDGGLGLVVAPFAMQVAIDKAKQVGTGWVSVQNSNHFGIAGYHAMMALEQDMIGIAMTNASPLVAPTFSVERLLGTNPICVAIPAGEEPAFVADLATTTAANGKLEILQRKSKETPTGWVQDKEGNPSTNPHELKSGGALLPLGGDREHGSHKGYALGAVVDIFSAVLSGANYGPWVPPFPAYVPMPTEMPGKGIGHFFGAMRVDAFRPAADFKFHMDKWIRRFRSATPVAGEEQVLIPGDPEREMEANRMKAGIPLLNSVSEDLELLGEKFGIQL
- a CDS encoding aspartate kinase yields the protein MKIMKFGGTSVGKPERMHQVAELITKDAEPKIVVLSALSGTTNALVSIGESMAGGDRETAKQQIEKLEAHYQSFIRELLKTDATLEKAKRIVAEHFEFLTIILKISFSEALSKDILAQGELLSTKLFSVYLEEKGIDHALLPALEFMSIDIHDEPQVPAIKAKLMPILEQQKSKKLFITQGYICRNVRGEVDNLKRGGSDYTASLVAAAVNASVCEIWTDIDGMHNNDPRVVKKTLPIEQLSFEEAAELAYFGAKILHPTCIWPAQQQKVPVKLLNTMQPQAAGTVITQEAGSVGVKAVAAKDGIIAINIKSSRMLLAYGFLRKIFEVFEKYRTPIDMITTSEVAVSVTIDSGTHLKAIVKELEPFGTIEVEADHTIISVVGNEIAQTQNVLSKLFEALTPVPVRMVSYGGSKHNVSILLPSSYKTQTLQLLNKGLFGLA